The window CGCTGGATGCATGTCCGTTGGGATCTGTAATGCAAAAATGAGTAGACTAAAATATACTCTTATAGTATGAATCAACAAGCGCATGCATAAGTAGCATTCTCATAGAACGCCTCAAATCAAATTCGACAGTGAGCAGCTAGATATAATGTACAGTTGTACACTGCACAAGTGAATACATGACAAGCTCAGTCTGCAATATTCTTCACTGTTATGTTAACTGACCAAAATTTTGTAACACAGTTCGAGGTAATGGTGttttaaaacataatattttCACTTATGCATACAATTATACTTCACTCAGCTCATAAAATCAGGCACATACCCCTCGTCCATTGTCAGTGATGCACACTGAATTGTCTGCAAGCAAAATGACATCAATCTTTGAAGCAAATCCTGCTTGTGCCTCATCAATAGCATTATCCAAGATTTCATAAACCTTCAATGAAAGCATCAACAACAACAGAGTAAGTAACAGTATAACGAACTTCCTTTGTATCAGAAACATGCAAACcagcaagaataaaaaaaaaaggaacaaaCCAAATGATGAAGGCCACGAGAACCAGTGCTTCCAATGTACATGCCCGGTCGCTTCCTTACAGGGTCTAACCCTTCCAGTACCTAAGAGAACAACATCATGATTGCTACTGGGAAACAGAAATTTGAAACCAAACTGTACAGCAAGATAGTCCAGTTATTACATGTTCATCAAGGCAAGCAGTTCACCTGAATCTGATCCGAACCATATTCTTTTGAGGCCTTACTCTCACGAACAGCCTCGATGCTGACGCTTGATGACATAAATGCTCTCGGAACCACAGCATGACATGGTGGATAGTTGCTAGAGACCTTTTTCAATGCATCACtaaccaaaaaaacaaaaacaaaaacaaatatttacaCTTATGAATGCAAGAAACAAATAACACGAAAAGGTTCTCACTTTCAGCTAGACGAATGAGCTGTCAATCAAAACACAAACGCAAAACtttgaaagtaaaaataacccaaaattaattttgagaaGATACTGTTAATCCACCACTAAATTACTAatctttttcaaataaaactcACAGATTAAAGGAAATGCCACTTGAAACACTAATACATGCATAACAATTCATACAAAACCgagcaaaaaagaaaaaggaagcaTAAATAATTACCCGGTGGTAAGAAATATGAAAGGGGGCGTAGGGAGAGAGATAGAAGAGGATAGAGCGAGAGTGGAGCGGGAGCGGGCACGGGAATGGAAGTAATTAAGAGAAGAAGGAGAAAGGGCATTAAAACGAGAGGCCATGCGTTTAAGCGAAGTAATACTAGGCTTGAGATTGAGAAGAAGGGCCATTCATAAAATATGTGGCGGTGTTCTTGTTTCAAAATTCAGGTTTTGGGTTCAGGGTTTTACTGAACAAGAGATGGGGAAAGGGATGAGATGAggctcctttttcttttttcttttttttttttactctttctattcctaaaaaatattgggatattaatatcacgaaactttcaaaaagttgagtttttcccacaaactttaaaattgacaaataatatcacgaactttaccatgtatttgttttttcccacgaatgaacaaatttattttattttaatagattgaagaataatttttgagggtgtgcttcaagaaaaactatcttcaaatattgaaaaacttgaaactttcgaaattgttgttgagaaattacgaaaaaaaatcggtatcatagtattatttatgggaattttttcattcgtgggaaaaaacaaacacgtggtaaagttcgtgatattatttgtcaattttaaagttcgtgggaaaaacccaactttttgaaaatttcgtgatattagatgccaatatcccaaaaatatttaatcctTGAAAAAGTATTTAGACTAAAGGTcctttttggtccttaacatatggagattttttgattttggtccaaaaccttatcttttgaattatttggtccctcacaaataaaaacgGGTCACGTTTAGTCCGAACTGGATGGAAATGGTTAAATTTAACGGTCAacgaatattaatttaattttgaccagattaagttaataattaagttaagaattaagttaaaaattacCTTGCCGGAGCGGTCCcctctcctccgccgccggagCCGGTCCTCTCCCCTCTACCGTCGGAGCCGGTCCCCTCTCCTCCGCCACcatctccgccgccgccataCGGTATCAACCACCAGctcatctctctcttcttccctTCCACCGCGAAGCACGTCCGCAGCGCGTCGTAGATCGACACCGGCAAATGACCCATCCCTGCGCCGCCTCGATTTTCCTGAAAATGACCTCGGCCCTTCGGCTGGAGAGGCTGCGGttggtcttcttcttcttcttcttggattTGACTCTGACTTGGCCGATGTAGGTTACTTTGGGGGAGAGGGCTCGGGGTTGTCGAGGCGTTTCTTGGGGAGGAAAGGGGAGGCCTTGTTAGGGCGGAGGCGGTGGCCGGGGCTGAGGATTGATTCGGAGAGTTTcatggaggaggaagaggagagGCAGATGAAGAGCTCGCTGGTGTTTTTGCGGAAATgggctctctctctctctttctctctccatttccTACTACTAATTATTGTTTGTTACTTTGTTAATTTTGCTGGAAGAGGAGGGAGATTGAGCTGGTGGTTGACACTGTATGGCGGCAGCGGAGATGGTGGCGGAGGTGAGGGGACCGGCTCCGGAGAGGAGAGGACCGGACGGCAGAGGAGAGGGGACCGGCCGGTGTAATTCTTAACTTaatattaacttaattattaacttaatccggtcaaaattcaattaaaattcgTTGACCGTTAAATTTAACCATTTCCATCCAGTTCGGACTAAATGTGACCCGTTTTTAtttgggaaaaacccaactttttgaaaatttcgtgatattagaggtcaatatcccaaaaatatttaatccttgaaaaagtatttattggTAAATTAGCTTTTTTAGCGgtataaaatacatatagtAGCTGCTTGTTTGCAGGTATGAATTTGCATTTTCGTACCACAACATATTacttctaaaataaaaataaaataatttaaaaaaaaaaaaaaaaaaaaacacaggGCCCAACCGGGTTCGAACCGGTGACCTATTGATCTGCAGTCAATTGCTCTACCACTGAGCTATGGACCCTTATAATTTTTTCCTGGcgattcaattttatttgtaacgAATCATAATATAACGCTAACGCTAAATCTTTACATTCTGCCTGTGTTCTGTAACTTTGCTATTTggtttggaaaaaaaaaaaacttttctaTTTGGTTTCAATTATGCAAGTATTAAATCGTTTGAGATGATCAATTTTACTTTTGGTGGCTCTAAATACATacacattttttgttgtttttgttataGTACAAAGTATCATGGTAGTACATCTTTTGATAGTTACTAGGCagtttactagtattataatGCAAAATGACCTTAGTTGCTTGAAAATTAACGCTAATAAGTTGGTAAATAAATTAGCATGAAAACATATTTCAATATTGGTTCACACAGTATATATAAGCTTAATTAGCTCATTCAgcttatatggagtatataatactatGATACTATGTCATTACTCTGAAATTGTATCCATAAGTGTGGACCAGATATAAATTACAGGAACCAAAATTTATAGATACAGAATACTGTAACATTTTTCAAATAGTTTGCAagtatcaacaaaataatgaaaaaattaacagCACAAACATTCTTGAAATAACAAAgagtgacaaaaaaaattgagaattatGGTCAGCAGTTCTCTCCTTCCCCTTCTTCCCAGCTATAAACAGGTATTTGCCATATTTTGGTGTTCTTTTTGGGATCATCTGTCAGACTGAGATCCGTATCGTCTTCCTTGTATGTTCGAATGAACTTTCTGGCTCCCGTCATAATAAGCCTCTCCACCATGAACAGTTGGTAATTGTTCTCAATTATGGGATCCAAAAGACCGCTGTAGTTTGATGAATAGGCCAATTTGTACCTGCAAATAGACTAGGATATGAAGAGTAGCTAGAATGCATCTCAGCAATGCTAATGAGTTTAATAGAACTCAACCTTGTTTTGAGATCATCAATTAGTAATTAGGGCCCAATCACCAAAAAATAGTACTTTTCTCTTAAAAAGGGACATCTTAGCCCTTAATATAGATTGATTTGAGTTTTGAGTGACAGTATTCAGGCTGTAGAAAttaatacggagtatataAGTAACTGAGATATAAGTACCTCGCAGATAAAGGTGAAAAGAATCCGGGAGTCCTCTCATTGGATGCAATGAAGAGAGTTCTACCCGGGGGAACCCATTTGGAAATTCTACAAAGAATGAACTCAGGACGTGTATCTCTGTCAAGATGAGGGTGTAGGGTTCGATCAACCCCAAATCTGTCCTTcctagtttttattttatcaccTCGCCGGACATGAATAGCATCATAATCTCCAAGATGTGCCTTTATCTGGTTTCAGCagcaatttttattatagcaGATATTTACTTAAGATAGAGAAAATTAGCTAATTGCAGTGGATCACCTTTTCCGCAGCATCTCGTAGCTTCTTTGCAGCCATTGATGGAAGAAAGGAATACGGCAACATAATAGAACTGCGGTTGTTTCGATCCTTGCATTCCATGAACCTGAATGACTACCATGATTAATACCTACACAAAAATTATCGAGATTCAAAAACTAATAGTAAGAAGGAAGAGTAGTTGGATCATTAGTAACTGTTTGTTACCTACCATGAGAGAGGACTGGCAGTTCGATTTATGAGTAaaagatttgaataattttttttgtgtttgagaTCAGTTCGACTAATTCCTTCCACGTGTGCTATCCCTCTGGATCCCAGTTTCATGCTTGTAGTAAGGACATGGTGCCATGTCTTTGAATTATCTAAAATCACAGGCACCGTGTTGGACATGAAATCAAGATCATACAGAGAATCCATAGCACAAGAGTTAGCTGCCcacctaaaaagaaaattgcttacatcattaaacaaaaaaatgcacATGTTTGTAGATACTGCAAAGAACTCGAAGCAAAAAAAGTGTACATTctataatcaaatattttgacaATTTCTGAAATGTCTAATGTTCCCTAATTCTGTATATGTTTTGGACATCAAACACTATCTTATTTATTTCGAAGCCATGATTCAGCATCACAAAAACCCAAAAGATGATATTCTGGCTTAAGTACCACTAGTAAACAACCAAgaatctcataatttaattcttctGTGATCCGGCACTGAGTGTTCTAAACTGCACAAGAAAACTCACCCTTCCTCAGAAACCATATTTCCAGATTGATGGAGAATTCCTTTCTTATTGTGTATTGGATTTATACACAACCTGGAAGGCATTACAAAGGTCCTGCAACAAGAGGAGAAGGAAAATATAGAGAAGATGGTCAGTCCGAAAGCACAAAATACTGCCAAGAAGGGTATCCATTCTCAGCAAGTCATCAGCCCAATCAAAAATGTTATAACACATGAAACGGCCTTAACTCAAGATGCAGATCTAAAGGGACTCCGATCTTCTCATGTCTTAAATAAGAGTAGCTAATAAGTAAGATAAGATACTACGAGTACGAGCACCATAAAACAACTTCAACCATTCAACTCAGTTGTTCCCGAAAGAAATAGACATGGAAATCAACTGCTAGTATTAATATTGCTGTGCATTATTAGGAAACTAGGGTTCTTTCTTCACAGAGAAAGAGTAACTGGAGACATGTTAGTTCACCTATAGGCATCCCCAGATCTACTAAGTATATATAGCACAGTTCATTAGCAATCGCGtgcaaaattcaaatatccggATCGGCTATATGAATTTCACTAGAGTTATAAAATCATAAGTTGCAAACCAAAATCGACAACCATCAAAGAAATGAAGAGGTTTTTCATCAATAGAAACCACGAGTGAACTTATCAAGGCCAAATTTTCAATGTTTGCAGGAACAGGGACCTATAATTACTTCCTCAAAACAAATATCACAAACCAAGTTGAAATCATGCAATCAACCATTACTAATGAAGAAAGTCACTACTAAAATCCCCAAAATGAAGATTCACAGCAATCACAACTCAGATTAAATAATGCAATTATCCATTACTAATGAAGAGAAACAAAGATGATAAACTCAAAATTGAGAAGAAATCCACCACTCCAAATCCCAAACAGATTAAATCTCGAAAAATGTACCTGCCGAGAAACAATGCTTCCTCAAGGGCACACCTAAGGCTGGACTCTTGGTGACCTAAACCCTCGCAGGAATCGCAGTGCTTTCCGGGGCAGTCAATTCTGCTCCCCCAATACAAGTACTTGTCGTGCAAAGTGTGGCGATTGGGGGGCACGATATTCTGTATGCTGGCGGGTGCCGAAACTAGGCAAGCCACGAGGTACAGCACTGCAATGCACGCGATCGAAGCTGTGAgtatgaagattgaagatctGGACTTTGCTAATTTCGATTTTGGGTGGATCGCCATTGAGCTCGAGCCCTCCAATTTTTGTTCAGTTTATGATGGCGGAGAGCATAAAGCTTAGATTTTTCTGTATTCCATTTCTTTAAACCTCATTCATTTATCCTTcgcttatatttatttatttatttgtctaTTTATTTCATCGTTTTTAATGGTTGACTAATAACA is drawn from Salvia hispanica cultivar TCC Black 2014 chromosome 6, UniMelb_Shisp_WGS_1.0, whole genome shotgun sequence and contains these coding sequences:
- the LOC125192555 gene encoding uncharacterized protein LOC125192555 isoform X1 produces the protein MAIHPKSKLAKSRSSIFILTASIACIAVLYLVACLVSAPASIQNIVPPNRHTLHDKYLYWGSRIDCPGKHCDSCEGLGHQESSLRCALEEALFLGRTFVMPSRLCINPIHNKKGILHQSGNMVSEEGWAANSCAMDSLYDLDFMSNTVPVILDNSKTWHHVLTTSMKLGSRGIAHVEGISRTDLKHKKNYSNLLLINRTASPLSWFMECKDRNNRSSIMLPYSFLPSMAAKKLRDAAEKIKAHLGDYDAIHVRRGDKIKTRKDRFGVDRTLHPHLDRDTRPEFILCRISKWVPPGRTLFIASNERTPGFFSPLSARYKLAYSSNYSGLLDPIIENNYQLFMVERLIMTGARKFIRTYKEDDTDLSLTDDPKKNTKIWQIPVYSWEEGEGENC
- the LOC125192555 gene encoding uncharacterized protein LOC125192555 isoform X3, whose product is MAIHPKSKLAKSRSSIFILTASIACIAVLYLVACLVSAPASIQNIVPPNRHTLHDKYLYWGSRIDCPGKHCDSCEGLGHQESSLRCALEEALFLGRTFVMPSRLCINPIHNKKGILHQSGNMVSEEGFMECKDRNNRSSIMLPYSFLPSMAAKKLRDAAEKIKAHLGDYDAIHVRRGDKIKTRKDRFGVDRTLHPHLDRDTRPEFILCRISKWVPPGRTLFIASNERTPGFFSPLSARYKLAYSSNYSGLLDPIIENNYQLFMVERLIMTGARKFIRTYKEDDTDLSLTDDPKKNTKIWQIPVYSWEEGEGENC
- the LOC125192555 gene encoding uncharacterized protein LOC125192555 isoform X2, which gives rise to MAIHPKSKLAKSRSSIFILTASIACIAVLYLVACLVSAPASIQNIVPPNRHTLHDKYLYWGSRIDCPGKHCDSCEGLGHQESSLRCALEEALFLGRTFVMPSRLCINPIHNKKGILHQSGNMVSEEGWAANSCAMDSLYDLDFMSNTVPVILDNSKTWHHVLTTSMKLGSRGIAHVEGISRTDLKHKKNYSNLLLINRTASPLSWFMECKDRNNRSSIMLPYSFLPSMAAKKLRDAAEKIKAHLGDYDAIHVRRGDKIKTRKDRFGVDRTLHPHLDRDTRPEFILCRISKWVPPGRTLFIASNERTPGFFSPLSASLFAGTNWPIHQTTAVFWIP